A region from the Curtobacterium sp. MCBA15_012 genome encodes:
- a CDS encoding Gfo/Idh/MocA family protein, with protein MTATDTTADQHAAGATRTGPVGVGVIGAGVISDQYLSNLTVFPDLEVRFIADIDEPRAAAQAEKWGVPGSGSVAELLADDDIEIVVNLTIPAAHVEVALQALAAGKHVWGEKPYALDRESAAQLRDAAAAAGKTVSVAPDTFLGAGLQTALRTIREGRIGTPLNGLTLFQSPGPESWHPSPEFLFAYGAGPLFDIGPYYITTLVQAFGPVAKVTATASKSRATRTIGSGPKAGTEFPVDVPTNHSALIQFEGGGSAQSVFSFESDRGRTGFVEVAGETGTVVFPDPNEFDGDTRLFAHGAEEPETIPAVGSTYSRGTGVVDLARSLRAGQDNRVPGALAFHVLDVMVSIAEAAERGETVLVQSTVEPSPTLPEGWDPAEQTLS; from the coding sequence ATGACCGCCACGGACACGACCGCCGACCAGCACGCCGCCGGGGCGACCCGGACCGGCCCCGTCGGCGTCGGCGTCATCGGCGCCGGGGTCATCTCCGACCAGTACCTGTCGAACCTCACGGTGTTCCCCGACCTCGAGGTCCGGTTCATCGCCGACATCGACGAGCCCCGCGCCGCCGCACAGGCCGAGAAGTGGGGCGTCCCCGGGTCCGGCTCGGTGGCGGAGCTCCTCGCCGACGACGACATCGAGATCGTCGTCAACCTGACCATCCCGGCCGCCCACGTCGAGGTCGCCCTGCAGGCCCTCGCCGCCGGCAAGCACGTGTGGGGCGAGAAGCCCTACGCCCTCGACCGGGAGAGCGCCGCGCAGCTCCGCGACGCCGCGGCCGCCGCCGGGAAGACCGTCAGCGTCGCCCCGGACACGTTCCTCGGCGCCGGCCTGCAGACCGCCCTCCGCACCATCCGCGAGGGTCGGATCGGTACGCCGCTGAACGGACTCACGCTCTTCCAGAGCCCCGGCCCCGAGTCGTGGCACCCGAGCCCCGAGTTCCTGTTCGCGTACGGTGCCGGCCCGCTGTTCGACATCGGCCCGTACTACATCACGACCCTCGTGCAGGCGTTCGGCCCGGTGGCGAAGGTCACCGCGACGGCGTCGAAGTCCCGTGCCACGCGGACGATCGGATCGGGTCCGAAGGCCGGCACCGAGTTCCCGGTCGACGTGCCGACGAACCACTCCGCGCTCATCCAGTTCGAGGGCGGCGGGAGCGCCCAGAGCGTCTTCTCGTTCGAGTCGGACCGCGGCCGGACCGGCTTCGTCGAGGTCGCGGGGGAGACCGGCACGGTCGTGTTCCCGGACCCGAACGAGTTCGACGGCGACACCCGGCTCTTCGCGCACGGCGCCGAGGAGCCCGAGACGATCCCCGCGGTCGGCTCCACCTACTCGCGCGGGACGGGCGTGGTCGACCTGGCCCGCTCGCTCCGCGCCGGCCAGGACAACCGGGTCCCCGGTGCCCTCGCCTTCCACGTCCTCGACGTGATGGTCTCCATCGCCGAGGCGGCAGAACGTGGCGAGACGGTGCTCGTCCAGAGCACCGTCGAGCCCTCCCCGACCCTCCCCGAGGGCTGGGACCCCGCGGAGCAGACCCTGTCCTGA
- a CDS encoding sugar phosphate isomerase/epimerase: MTQPLSVQLYTVRDALSADLLGTLQRIAAIGYTDVEAFGFVDRAEALRDALAEAGLRSPSGHARLLDAGEQDLEQIFHASTTIGLGTLIDPHIDESRWTTREDVEAAARELSALAPRAADHGLVLGYHNHAFEFSNRIDGVSAYEVFADALSDDVVLELDTYWVTVGGDDPVAVIRKYGDKVRFLHVKDGDGSHDDKRQVAVGNGVMPTREIVAAAPDAQHVVELDDHEGDVLQAVADSYTFLEGARA; the protein is encoded by the coding sequence GTGACCCAACCCCTGTCGGTCCAGCTCTACACCGTGCGGGACGCCCTCTCGGCGGACCTGCTCGGCACGCTCCAGCGCATCGCGGCCATCGGCTACACCGACGTCGAGGCCTTCGGCTTCGTCGACCGCGCCGAGGCCCTCCGCGACGCCCTGGCCGAGGCCGGCCTCCGGAGCCCGAGCGGCCACGCCCGTCTGCTGGACGCCGGCGAGCAGGACCTGGAGCAGATCTTCCACGCGAGCACGACGATCGGCCTCGGCACCCTGATCGACCCGCACATCGACGAGTCGCGCTGGACGACGCGCGAGGACGTCGAGGCCGCCGCCCGCGAACTCAGCGCCCTCGCCCCGCGCGCCGCCGACCACGGCCTGGTGCTCGGCTACCACAACCACGCGTTCGAGTTCTCGAACCGCATCGACGGCGTCTCGGCCTACGAGGTCTTCGCGGACGCCCTGTCCGACGACGTCGTGCTCGAGCTCGACACCTACTGGGTGACGGTCGGCGGGGACGACCCGGTCGCGGTCATCCGGAAGTACGGCGACAAGGTGCGCTTCCTGCACGTCAAGGACGGCGACGGCTCGCACGACGACAAGCGGCAGGTCGCCGTCGGGAACGGCGTCATGCCGACCCGCGAGATCGTCGCCGCGGCGCCCGACGCGCAGCACGTCGTCGAGCTCGACGACCACGAGGGCGACGTCCTGCAGGCCGTCGCCGACTCCTACACGTTCCTCGAGGGGGCCCGCGCATGA
- a CDS encoding ROK family transcriptional regulator yields MVDLTRTAASPPVGTSELFQILRDGVPRTRAELAALTGLARSTIAVRLDALIDVGLVGPVHTAASTGGRPPAQVALVPRARLVVAADLGASHGRVAVTDLVATPLATREAAVDIAAGPVPTLTWLVETIDDLLDEVGRSREDVVAIGIGVPGPVEFSTGRPANPPIMPGWDGFDVPAWLHDHVPAHVLLDNDVNIAALGERQHGWPDVDHLLFVKVATGIGSGIVSDGELQRGAQGTAGDIGHVRVSRAGDVPCHCGNTGCLEAVASGPAIARALRAKGHDVHTSGDVIDLVNRAELDAIGAVRQAGRDIGEVLATCVSLMNPSVIALGGSITRAGEHLLAGVREVVYSRSMPLATEHLVIAQSRAGSFAALQGAAALAIGYALSPAGVDELVTFAEGRALVS; encoded by the coding sequence ATGGTCGACTTGACACGGACGGCAGCGTCGCCTCCGGTCGGGACGAGCGAGCTCTTCCAGATCCTCCGCGACGGTGTGCCGCGGACGCGCGCCGAGCTCGCCGCCCTGACGGGACTCGCACGCTCGACGATCGCCGTGCGCCTCGACGCGCTCATCGACGTCGGCCTCGTCGGCCCGGTGCACACCGCCGCGTCGACCGGCGGGCGTCCCCCCGCCCAGGTCGCGCTCGTCCCGCGGGCCCGGCTCGTCGTCGCCGCCGACCTCGGCGCCTCGCACGGCCGCGTCGCCGTGACCGACCTGGTCGCCACCCCCCTCGCCACCCGCGAGGCCGCCGTCGACATCGCCGCCGGCCCCGTGCCCACCCTGACCTGGCTGGTCGAGACGATCGACGACCTGCTCGACGAGGTCGGTCGGTCCCGCGAGGACGTCGTCGCGATCGGCATCGGCGTGCCCGGGCCGGTCGAGTTCTCGACCGGCCGCCCCGCGAACCCGCCGATCATGCCCGGGTGGGACGGCTTCGACGTGCCCGCGTGGCTGCACGACCACGTCCCCGCGCACGTCCTGCTCGACAACGACGTGAACATCGCCGCCCTCGGGGAGCGCCAGCACGGCTGGCCCGACGTCGACCACCTGCTCTTCGTCAAGGTCGCCACCGGCATCGGCTCGGGCATCGTCTCGGACGGCGAGCTCCAGCGTGGCGCGCAGGGCACCGCGGGGGACATCGGCCACGTCCGGGTGTCCCGAGCCGGCGACGTCCCGTGCCACTGCGGCAACACCGGCTGCCTCGAGGCGGTCGCGTCCGGTCCGGCCATCGCCCGGGCGCTCCGCGCCAAGGGCCACGACGTGCACACCAGCGGCGACGTCATCGACCTCGTCAACCGCGCCGAGCTCGACGCCATCGGTGCGGTGCGACAGGCCGGACGGGACATCGGCGAGGTCCTCGCCACGTGCGTCTCGCTGATGAACCCCTCGGTGATCGCGCTCGGCGGCTCGATCACCCGTGCCGGGGAGCACCTGCTCGCCGGCGTCCGCGAGGTCGTCTACTCCCGCTCGATGCCGCTCGCCACCGAACACCTCGTCATCGCGCAGTCCCGTGCCGGCTCGTTCGCTGCGCTGCAGGGGGCCGCGGCGCTCGCGATCGGGTACGCCCTCTCGCCCGCGGGCGTCGACGAGCTCGTCACCTTCGCCGAGGGCCGGGCGCTCGTCTCCTGA
- a CDS encoding YqaJ viral recombinase family protein, whose translation MVAHSSDRVAWLRARAMGITATDVARLASLRAVEAVVTDKRYGSRFSGNAYTEHGKDREPAIAAWVAATHGIQPSAHLFHASTNRAHLATPDGVGLDGSQRLVLAEIKTTGKGWRSIPRHYLRQVWWQQYVLGADRTLFVWERHDDFVPVADEPECRWVDRDDDQIRGLVQLADMVLDKLRAFRV comes from the coding sequence ATCGTCGCGCACTCATCGGACCGCGTCGCCTGGCTCCGCGCCCGCGCGATGGGGATCACCGCGACCGACGTCGCCCGCCTCGCCTCGCTCCGCGCGGTCGAGGCCGTCGTCACCGACAAGCGGTACGGGTCACGGTTCTCGGGCAACGCGTACACCGAGCACGGCAAGGACCGCGAACCGGCGATCGCCGCGTGGGTGGCCGCGACGCACGGCATCCAGCCCTCGGCGCACCTGTTCCACGCCAGCACGAACCGCGCGCACCTCGCCACCCCGGACGGGGTCGGCCTCGACGGTTCGCAGCGGCTCGTCCTCGCCGAGATCAAGACGACGGGCAAGGGCTGGCGGAGCATCCCCCGGCACTACCTCCGGCAGGTCTGGTGGCAGCAGTACGTGCTCGGGGCCGACCGCACGCTGTTCGTCTGGGAGCGCCACGACGACTTCGTGCCCGTGGCCGACGAGCCGGAGTGCCGCTGGGTCGACCGCGACGACGACCAGATCCGCGGCCTCGTGCAGCTCGCCGACATGGTCCTCGACAAGCTCCGCGCCTTCCGCGTCTAG
- a CDS encoding Pr6Pr family membrane protein, protein MRTLVNSLRLIVVIAVVAAILGQWLVSMRAPDYSPFDFFGYFTIQSNVFVGVAFAATLVATARQKRSALLLSGIRGAATVYIATTGVVYNTLLVGAAVENTVPWSNDLLHRWIPLYVVLDWLLFSDRARLLLRHVWWFLLYPAVWLGVVLVRGATDGWVPYPFLDPSLGYGVVALYCLGVAVFIGLMGILVVGMSRLRLVRV, encoded by the coding sequence GTGCGGACCCTCGTCAACTCCCTCCGGCTGATCGTCGTCATCGCCGTGGTCGCCGCGATCCTCGGGCAGTGGCTCGTGAGCATGCGGGCGCCCGACTACTCGCCGTTCGACTTCTTCGGGTACTTCACCATCCAGTCGAACGTGTTCGTCGGAGTGGCGTTCGCGGCGACCCTCGTCGCGACGGCCCGGCAGAAGCGCTCGGCCCTCCTGCTCAGCGGGATCCGGGGCGCGGCGACGGTGTACATCGCCACGACCGGGGTCGTCTACAACACCCTGCTCGTCGGCGCGGCGGTCGAGAACACCGTGCCGTGGTCGAACGACCTGCTGCACCGGTGGATCCCGCTGTACGTGGTGCTCGACTGGCTGCTGTTCTCGGACCGGGCCCGGCTGCTGCTCCGGCACGTGTGGTGGTTCCTGCTCTACCCGGCGGTCTGGCTCGGCGTCGTGCTGGTCCGAGGGGCGACCGACGGGTGGGTGCCGTACCCGTTCCTGGACCCGTCGCTCGGGTACGGCGTCGTCGCGCTGTACTGCCTCGGCGTCGCGGTGTTCATCGGCCTGATGGGCATCCTGGTCGTGGGGATGAGCCGGCTCCGTCTGGTGCGGGTGTAG
- the rplA gene encoding 50S ribosomal protein L1 — protein sequence MAKKSKAYQAAAAKIEADKFYTPSEAVALAKETGSAKTDSTIEVALKLGVDPRKADQMVRGTVILPHGTGKTARVIVFAVGAAAEAAIAAGADEVGGDELIAKVAEGYTAFDSAVATPDLMGKVGRLGKVLGPRGLMPNPKTGTVTPNVAQAVNDIKGGKIEFRVDKHANVHFVVGKASFTPEQLDENISTALEEIVRLKPSASKGRYVMKGAVSTTFGPGIPLDVNAI from the coding sequence ATGGCGAAGAAGTCCAAGGCCTACCAGGCCGCGGCCGCGAAGATCGAGGCCGACAAGTTCTACACCCCGAGCGAGGCAGTCGCCCTCGCGAAGGAGACCGGCTCGGCCAAGACCGACTCGACCATCGAGGTCGCGCTCAAGCTCGGCGTCGACCCCCGCAAGGCCGACCAGATGGTCCGCGGCACGGTCATCCTGCCGCACGGCACGGGCAAGACCGCCCGCGTCATCGTCTTCGCCGTGGGCGCTGCGGCTGAGGCCGCCATCGCCGCCGGTGCCGACGAGGTCGGTGGCGACGAGCTCATCGCGAAGGTCGCCGAGGGCTACACCGCCTTCGACTCCGCCGTCGCGACCCCGGACCTCATGGGCAAGGTCGGTCGTCTCGGAAAGGTGCTCGGCCCGCGTGGCCTCATGCCGAACCCGAAGACCGGCACCGTGACCCCGAACGTCGCGCAGGCCGTCAACGACATCAAGGGCGGCAAGATCGAGTTCCGCGTCGACAAGCACGCCAACGTGCACTTCGTCGTCGGCAAGGCCTCGTTCACGCCGGAGCAGCTCGACGAGAACATCTCGACCGCGCTCGAGGAGATCGTGCGCCTCAAGCCGAGCGCCTCGAAGGGTCGCTACGTCATGAAGGGCGCCGTCTCGACGACCTTCGGCCCGGGCATCCCGCTCGACGTCAACGCGATCTGA
- the rplK gene encoding 50S ribosomal protein L11 → MAPKKKVTGLIKLQINAGAANPAPPIGPALGQHGVNIMEFCKAYNAATESQRGNVVPVEITVYEDRSFTFVLKTPPAAELIKKAAGVQKGSSTPHTVKVAKISMDQVRQIAETKQADLNANDIEQAAKIIAGTARSMGITVEA, encoded by the coding sequence ATGGCACCGAAGAAGAAGGTCACGGGCCTGATCAAGCTGCAGATCAACGCGGGCGCCGCCAACCCGGCCCCGCCGATCGGTCCGGCGCTCGGTCAGCACGGCGTGAACATCATGGAGTTCTGCAAGGCGTACAACGCGGCGACCGAGTCGCAGCGTGGCAACGTCGTGCCGGTCGAGATCACCGTCTACGAGGACCGTTCGTTCACGTTCGTCCTCAAGACCCCGCCGGCCGCCGAGCTCATCAAGAAGGCTGCGGGTGTGCAGAAGGGGTCCTCGACCCCGCACACGGTCAAGGTCGCGAAGATCTCGATGGACCAGGTCCGTCAGATCGCCGAGACGAAGCAGGCCGACCTGAACGCCAACGACATCGAGCAGGCCGCGAAGATCATCGCCGGCACCGCGCGTTCGATGGGCATCACGGTCGAGGCCTGA
- the nusG gene encoding transcription termination/antitermination protein NusG, whose translation MSDYSRDDIDLATAAEQSSEVEENQEGDVETAEGRSVESAEERAISVEDEDDESLGLSDEPDDGTVDTSIDEALTALQEARDPEADAVVDDALEIDTPDEAEAAVEAVEDEEETELEDATAAEANETLAADEAADALEDEDEAEAEVDPYDAFKAELRMKPGKWYVIHSYAGFERRVKSNIENRMVSMSMEDSIYQVEVPMEDVVEIKNGQRKLVTRVRIPSYVLVRMDLNEDSWSVVRHTPGVTGFVGNAHNPTPLRFDEAFGMLKSLVQVADAAPTKGGGKSGGAQAQPQAEVDFEVGETITIKEGSFAGLPGSISEIKPESGKLTVLVSLFERETPVELSFDQVTKL comes from the coding sequence GTGTCTGACTACTCCCGCGACGACATCGACCTCGCCACGGCTGCTGAGCAGTCCTCCGAGGTCGAGGAGAACCAGGAAGGCGACGTCGAGACCGCCGAGGGCCGTTCGGTCGAGTCGGCCGAGGAGCGTGCGATCTCCGTCGAGGACGAGGACGACGAGTCCCTCGGGCTGAGCGACGAGCCGGACGACGGCACCGTCGACACCTCGATCGACGAGGCGCTCACCGCCCTGCAGGAAGCCCGTGACCCCGAGGCGGACGCCGTCGTCGACGACGCCCTCGAGATCGACACCCCCGACGAGGCCGAGGCCGCCGTCGAGGCCGTCGAGGACGAGGAAGAGACCGAGCTCGAGGACGCCACCGCGGCCGAGGCCAACGAGACGCTCGCCGCCGACGAGGCAGCCGACGCGCTCGAGGACGAGGACGAGGCCGAGGCCGAGGTCGACCCGTACGACGCCTTCAAGGCCGAGCTCCGGATGAAGCCGGGCAAGTGGTACGTCATCCACTCCTACGCGGGCTTCGAGCGCCGCGTGAAGTCGAACATCGAGAACCGCATGGTCTCGATGTCGATGGAGGACTCGATCTACCAGGTCGAGGTCCCCATGGAGGACGTCGTCGAGATCAAGAACGGCCAGCGCAAGCTCGTCACCCGCGTGCGCATCCCCTCGTACGTGCTCGTCCGCATGGACCTCAACGAGGACTCCTGGTCGGTCGTCCGGCACACTCCGGGCGTCACCGGCTTCGTCGGCAACGCGCACAACCCGACCCCGCTCCGCTTCGACGAGGCCTTCGGCATGCTGAAGTCCCTCGTCCAGGTCGCCGACGCCGCGCCCACCAAGGGCGGCGGCAAGTCCGGCGGTGCGCAGGCGCAGCCGCAGGCCGAGGTCGACTTCGAGGTCGGCGAGACGATCACCATCAAGGAGGGCTCGTTCGCGGGTCTGCCGGGATCGATCTCCGAGATCAAGCCGGAGAGCGGCAAGCTCACGGTCCTCGTCTCGCTCTTCGAGCGCGAGACGCCGGTCGAGCTGAGCTTCGACCAGGTCACCAAGCTCTAG
- the secE gene encoding preprotein translocase subunit SecE, giving the protein MKLASKDMETTADDVVAKAKADRAARGGPFAAIALFIRQVIGELRKVVTPTRKELFSYTGVVLIFVIVMMILVSILDFVFGLGVGYVFGNGPTV; this is encoded by the coding sequence GTGAAGTTGGCGAGCAAGGACATGGAAACGACGGCGGACGACGTCGTCGCGAAGGCGAAGGCCGACCGCGCCGCACGCGGTGGCCCCTTCGCTGCCATCGCCCTCTTCATCCGCCAGGTCATCGGCGAACTCCGCAAGGTCGTCACGCCGACGCGCAAGGAGCTCTTCAGCTACACCGGCGTCGTCCTGATCTTCGTGATCGTGATGATGATCCTGGTGTCGATCCTCGACTTCGTGTTCGGCCTCGGCGTCGGCTACGTCTTCGGCAACGGTCCGACGGTCTGA
- a CDS encoding pyridoxal phosphate-dependent aminotransferase → MASRIAAIAESATLKVDAKAKALKAAGRPVISFAAGEPDFATPQHVVDAAVAAAQDPANHRYTPATGLPELKRAVADKTARESGIAVDPAQVIVTNGGKQAVYQAFQTVVDDGDEVLLPAPYWTTYPEAIRLAGGTPVEVFAGSDQEYLVTVEQLEAARTPRTKALLFCSPSNPTGSVYSAEQTKAIGEWALEHGIWVISDEIYQDLVYDGVRFTGILDAVPDLADTTILVNGVAKTYAMTGWRVGWMVGPADAVKAASNLQSHLSSNVSNVSQRAAIAALTGPTEPVEAMRTAFDRRRRAIVEGLNAIPGFTTPTPQGAFYVYPDVTALLGREWAGSTPTTTLELADLILEQAEVAVVPGEAFGPSGYLRLSYALGDDDIAEGVARLARLFS, encoded by the coding sequence ATCGCGAGCCGGATCGCCGCGATCGCCGAATCGGCGACGCTCAAGGTGGACGCGAAGGCCAAGGCGCTCAAGGCCGCCGGCCGCCCGGTCATCTCCTTCGCCGCGGGCGAGCCGGACTTCGCGACGCCGCAGCACGTGGTCGACGCCGCGGTCGCCGCTGCCCAGGACCCGGCCAACCACCGCTACACGCCCGCGACCGGTCTGCCGGAGCTCAAGCGCGCCGTCGCCGACAAGACCGCGCGCGAGTCCGGCATCGCCGTCGACCCCGCACAGGTGATCGTGACGAACGGCGGCAAGCAGGCCGTGTACCAGGCGTTCCAGACCGTCGTCGACGACGGCGACGAGGTCCTGCTCCCCGCGCCGTACTGGACGACCTACCCCGAGGCGATCCGGCTCGCGGGCGGTACCCCGGTCGAGGTCTTCGCCGGCAGCGACCAGGAGTACCTCGTCACGGTCGAGCAGCTCGAGGCGGCGCGCACCCCGCGCACGAAGGCCCTGCTCTTCTGCTCACCCTCGAACCCGACCGGCTCGGTGTACTCCGCCGAGCAGACGAAGGCCATCGGCGAGTGGGCGCTCGAGCACGGCATCTGGGTGATCAGCGACGAGATCTACCAGGACCTCGTGTACGACGGCGTCCGGTTCACCGGCATCCTCGACGCGGTCCCCGACCTCGCCGACACGACGATCCTCGTGAACGGTGTGGCCAAGACCTACGCGATGACCGGCTGGCGGGTCGGGTGGATGGTCGGCCCCGCCGACGCCGTCAAGGCCGCCTCGAACCTGCAGTCCCACCTGTCGTCGAACGTGTCGAACGTGTCGCAGCGGGCCGCGATCGCCGCCCTGACCGGCCCGACCGAGCCCGTCGAGGCCATGCGCACGGCCTTCGACCGACGTCGGCGCGCCATCGTCGAGGGCCTCAACGCCATCCCGGGCTTCACGACGCCGACCCCGCAGGGTGCCTTCTACGTCTACCCGGACGTCACGGCGCTGCTCGGCCGCGAGTGGGCCGGGTCCACGCCGACGACCACGCTCGAGCTCGCGGACCTGATCCTCGAGCAGGCCGAGGTCGCGGTCGTCCCGGGCGAGGCCTTCGGCCCCTCCGGCTACCTGCGCCTGTCCTACGCACTCGGCGACGACGACATCGCCGAGGGCGTCGCACGCCTGGCACGGCTGTTCTCCTAG
- a CDS encoding UDP-N-acetylmuramate dehydrogenase, which produces MTVSTRLADHTTFRIGGPATTLRIADTTDELVAAVRDAWQDDDWLVVGGGSNLLVADAGFDGTVVLVRTRGVDASTDADGVTVRVAAGEPWDAFVATTVANGWTGLEALSGIPGTVGAAPVQNIGAYGVELSDVLTAVDLLDASTGERTWVPAAELALGYRTSTLKHGRRGVVLAVEFRLGTAPQEGVPVRYAQLAGSLGVDLGTPVAPETIRETVLRLRGAKGMVLDDADPDTWSAGSFFTNPIVSAAFAETLPAEAPRWPAGDQVKLSAAWLIEHAGVHRGYAVPGSRAAVSTKHTLALTNRGGATAAQVAELARYVQVTVLNRFGVTLVPEPVVVGELTD; this is translated from the coding sequence CTGACCGTCTCGACGCGTCTCGCCGACCACACGACCTTCCGCATCGGTGGGCCCGCGACGACGCTCCGCATCGCGGACACGACCGACGAGCTCGTCGCCGCTGTCCGGGACGCCTGGCAGGACGACGACTGGCTCGTCGTCGGCGGGGGGAGCAACCTGCTCGTCGCCGACGCGGGCTTCGACGGCACGGTCGTGCTCGTCCGCACGCGCGGCGTCGACGCGTCGACGGACGCCGACGGCGTCACGGTCCGCGTCGCGGCCGGTGAACCGTGGGACGCGTTCGTCGCGACGACCGTCGCGAACGGCTGGACCGGCCTGGAGGCCCTCAGCGGCATCCCGGGCACGGTCGGTGCCGCCCCCGTGCAGAACATCGGCGCCTACGGGGTCGAGCTGTCCGACGTACTCACCGCGGTCGACCTCCTCGACGCGTCGACGGGGGAGCGCACGTGGGTGCCCGCGGCCGAGCTGGCGCTCGGCTACCGCACCTCGACGCTCAAGCACGGCCGTCGCGGTGTCGTGCTCGCCGTCGAGTTCCGGCTCGGCACGGCGCCGCAGGAGGGTGTGCCGGTCCGCTACGCCCAGCTCGCCGGTTCCCTCGGGGTCGACCTCGGCACGCCGGTGGCGCCGGAGACGATCCGCGAGACGGTCCTGCGCCTCCGCGGCGCGAAGGGCATGGTGCTCGACGACGCCGACCCGGACACCTGGAGCGCCGGGTCCTTCTTCACGAACCCGATCGTGTCGGCCGCCTTCGCCGAGACGCTGCCCGCCGAGGCGCCCCGCTGGCCCGCCGGCGACCAGGTGAAGCTCAGCGCGGCGTGGCTCATCGAGCACGCCGGGGTGCACCGCGGCTACGCGGTCCCGGGGTCCCGCGCAGCGGTGTCCACGAAGCACACCCTCGCGCTGACGAACCGGGGCGGCGCGACCGCCGCGCAGGTCGCGGAGCTCGCCCGGTACGTCCAGGTGACCGTCCTCAACCGCTTCGGCGTGACGCTCGTGCCGGAACCCGTGGTGGTGGGCGAGCTGACCGACTGA
- a CDS encoding MaoC/PaaZ C-terminal domain-containing protein has product MTASVPAVEVGTVVAEREVHLTRDALVRYAGASGDFNPIHYRDDVAASVGLPGVLAHGMLTMGLAVQPVAEWLGDRGWVARYGVRFTRPVVVDPEQGATVGVVAKVGTVDDEGRPQRIDLTVTAAGQTVLGKAQVTVVFH; this is encoded by the coding sequence ATGACCGCCTCCGTCCCCGCCGTCGAGGTCGGCACCGTCGTCGCCGAGCGCGAGGTCCACCTGACCCGCGACGCGCTCGTCCGCTACGCCGGCGCCTCGGGTGACTTCAACCCCATCCACTACCGCGACGACGTCGCCGCCTCGGTCGGGTTGCCCGGCGTCCTCGCGCACGGCATGCTCACGATGGGCCTCGCCGTCCAGCCGGTCGCCGAGTGGCTCGGTGACCGCGGCTGGGTCGCGCGCTACGGCGTCCGCTTCACCCGCCCCGTCGTCGTCGACCCGGAGCAGGGTGCGACCGTCGGCGTCGTCGCGAAGGTCGGCACCGTCGACGACGAGGGCCGACCGCAGCGCATCGACCTCACGGTCACCGCGGCCGGTCAGACCGTGCTCGGCAAGGCCCAGGTCACGGTGGTGTTCCACTGA